Proteins from a single region of Populus trichocarpa isolate Nisqually-1 unplaced genomic scaffold, P.trichocarpa_v4.1 scaffold_104, whole genome shotgun sequence:
- the LOC7478319 gene encoding uncharacterized protein LOC7478319, which produces MDPLVSIEDQFVKLHPCLPVNTRIGIVGGGPSGISAAYALAKLGYQNVTVLEKHHTVGGMCESVDIEGRIYDLGGQVLAKNSAPVIFHLAKEVGSELEEMDSHKLAHIDSSTGKYQDIKVADDYVAVMSLTLELQDKAKDSGRIGVHAVSELAADLTPTYLESRGFKSVPKSVAYGYTASGYGFVQDMPYAYIHEFTRTSMAGKIRRFKGGYTSLWQKISESLPIEVNCKTDVLAIRRNSDSVRVDVKRNNGEIQEMEFDKIIISGSFPFTNGNTYRFPAEKSTESETEVMDLSEVERYFFRKVQTIDYYTTVLKIKGLEDMPVGFYYFGEYMEDPATIGHPVAMQKFYADTDIFLFWSYGNSFDIKGPTVAELAKKVVMSMGAKVEEEVLQRRFKYFPHVGSQEMKDGFYDKLESELQGQRNTYYVGGLMAFELTERNSSYAMDLICKHFANNNSVPMFPYVKSLFSLKSDCWDRNPKELGEGVEFPDLSTLDGYLKHWGTESMTKDKTLYTWIGEDGAVVCQRTYAELHAKASCIARKLLTSRKPVIKPGDRVLLVYVPGLDFIDAFFGCLRAKVLPVPVLPPDPLQRGGQALLKIESIAKSCNAVAILSTLLYHSAVRAGSVKNLISLAGKNGKWPNLPWMHTDSWLKDSKVLAPGNIAYESECQPDDLCFLQFTSGSTGDAKGVMITHGGLIHNVKLMKRIYKSTSKTVLVSWLPQYHDMGLIGGLFTALVSGGSAILFSPMTFIKNPLLWLQIMSKYHATHSAGPNFAFELLIRRLEYADKDKVRNFDLSSLIFLMVAAEPVRQRTLKRFVELTRPFGLSQEVMAPGYGLAENCVFVSCAYGEGKPILVDWQGRVCCGYVEPNSEDIDIRVVDPESNEELKESGKEGEIWISSPSAGIGYWGREELSQSTFRNVLQNHPGRKYTRTGDLGRIIDGKVFITGRIKDLIIVAGRNIYSTDVEKTVESASELLRPGCCAVIGVPEEVLSSKGISLPDCSDQVGLVVIAEVRDAKHVDKDVVENIKTRVAEEHGVTVASIKLIKPRTISKTTSGKIKRFECLKHFTDGTLNTVPDPFFAKRKLLRSFTTGTSKEGLTPRSRFATSPLPTAKFSKKEIVEFLKGLVSEQTGIPIKNISATESLVSYGIDSIGVVRAAQKLSDFLGVPVGAVDIFTATCIADLASFAENLAMKSQPQLMNSQSYQPEPDIDSAEFDTEVSTTRLISVWFFQLLALVYVCAMLSFPAYFSVSAFTSLLSASHMLNEEFPWWNYLIPLALAPLAWILGIISTCISIAFLGNSFLKPNYALTPEVSIWSIHFVKWWALYKAQEISSKVFAEHLRGTVFLNYWFEMLGAKIGSSVLLDTVDITDPSLVSIGDGAVIAEGALLQSHEVKNGILSFQAIRIGRNSSVGPYAVIQKGSTLGEEADVQPLQKTEGGKAVLKSSKAHNVQKGAMLSDKATYHFMGIYMVGLLSTLSAAIIYFLYIWLSQKPASIQHFSFLCISGAFHWTPFTIIAYATMIANVPSNPATFAISVAIVYLAHGLILSLLTCTLTHFLAEKQEKRESHMKAWLRHRITIACHLRFAKLLSGTEAFCIYLRLLGASVGQHCSIRAVNPVSDPELITIGDGVHLGDFSRMIAGFYSSSGFTQGKIEVQDNSVVGSQSLILPGSVVQKDVILGALSVAPANSVLRQGGVYIGSQTPVMIKNTMHALDDRIEEMDYKYKKIVGNLAATLAANTLKVKARYFHRIGVSGKGYLKIYDNLKGFPDHKIFQAGKSYPIVVRHSNGMSADDDARIDLRGAAIRILSDDNGSNSSSLLDLTLKTGKALSARTIGDFATWLVCGLPAREQHVKRAPHIRDAVWMSLRNANSFAELHYYSNICRLFRFSDGQEMYVKFKLRPGDENISEDSGKVEPMGILPPETGAIPRDEKDTRPLLFLAEDFQSRVSSPGGVRYIFQLQIRPVPHDDATCDVALDCTKPWDESEFPYIDIGEVHIDQNLTGAESEALQFNPYIRCHEVDVIRATSSSQSASIDHGRSLIYEICQHLRNGEPLPEAWRIFIEQSDVKVDLSGCPMAAALEKKDSGKVTLARTWYQTLWVIFAQPLLQTFLPYFLMGLLIFAPLNWILHLKESKKVAMHWLLPLVWVSSGVLAALACVVAKWILVGKKKEGQTVHIWSIGVFMDTVWQAFRTVVGDYFMEMTRGSILFLLWLKLMGSDIDLDQGAYVDSMGAALNPEMVEIERGGCVGREALLFGHIYEGEGGKVKFGRIRVGEGGFVGSRAIAMPGVRIEIGGNLSALSLAMKEEIVRSM; this is translated from the exons GAAGGATTTATGATCTTGGTGGTCAGGTTTTGGCTAAGAACAGTGCACCTGTCATTTTTCACTTGGCAAAAGAAGTTGGATCAGAATTAGAAGAAATGGATTCCCATAAGCTTGCTCATATTGACAGCTCTACAGGGAAGTATCAGGACATTAAAGTTGCAGATGATTATGTAGCTGTGATGTCACTGACCTTAGAACTGCAG GATAAGGCAAAGGATTCTGGTCGAATTGGAGTCCATGCTGTGAGTGAATTAGCTGCAGACTTGACTCCTACGTATCTCGAGAGTCGTGGATTCAAATCTGTTCCCAAATCTGTGGCTTATGGATATACTGCTTCTGGTTATGGATTTGTTCAAGACATGCCTTATGCATACATTCATGAGTTCACCCGGACTTCCATGGCTGGAAAGATTCGGCGTTTCAAAGGTGGATACACTAGTCTTTGGCAGAAGATCAGTGAATCACTTCCAATTGAGGTTAATTGCAAAACTGATGTGCTGGCCATCAGGCGCAATTCCGACAGTGTTAGAGTTGATGTTAAAAGAAACAATGGGGAAATTCAAGAAATGGAGTTTGATAAGATAATTATCTCTGGTTCATTTCCTTTCACAAATGGAAATACTTATAGATTTCCAGCAGAAAAATCTACAG AATCTGAGACTGAAGTGATGGATCTCAGTGAAGTCGAAAGATATTTCTTCAGAAAAGTTCAGACAATCGACTACTACACCACTGTTTTAAAGATCAAAGGGCTAGAAGACATGCCAGTTGGATTTTATTACTTTGGTGAATATATGGAAGATCCTGCAACAATTGGACATCCCGTTGCGATGCAGAAATTCTATGCTGACACTgacattttcttattttggtcCTATGGGAACTCTTTCGATATAAAGGGACCAACAGTCGCTGAGCTTGCCAAGAAGGTAGTCATGTCCATGGGGGCAAAAGTTGAGGAAGAAGTTCTCCAGAGAAGATTCAAGTACTTCCCCCATGTTGGTAGCCAAG aaatgaaGGATGGATTCTATGACAAACTGGAGTCTGAACTTCAAGGCCAGAGGAACACTTACTACGTTGGTGGGCTCATGGCATTTGAACTCACGGAGAGAAATTCATCTTATGCCATGGATCTTATATGCAAGCATTTTGCAAATAACAACTCGGTACCTATGTTTCCATATGTTAAG agtttgttttctttgaaatcGGATTGCTGGGATAGAAATCCAAAAGAACTAGGTGAAGGAGTGGAGTTTCCTGATCTTTCTACACTTGATGGTTACTTGAAACACTGGGGAACTGAAAGTATGACGAAGGACAAAACACTCTATACCTGGATTGGCGAAGATGGGGCTGTAGTATGTCAAAGAACTTATGCAGAACTTCATGCGAAAGCTTCCTGCATTGCTCGTAAACTCTTGACCAGCCGAAAACCAGTTATCAAGCCCGGTGACCGGGTCCTCTTAGTCTATGTACCAGGACTGGACTTTATTGATGCCTTTTTTGGGTGCTTAAGAGCCAAGGTCCTACCAGTCCCAGTCCTCCCACCAGATCCTCTGCAAAGAGGTGGGCAGGCACTGTTGAAGATTGAAAGCATTGCTAAATCTTGCAATGCAGTTGCAATTCTGTCAACCCTTCTTTATCACTCAGCAGTTCGGGCAGGTTCTGTGAAGAATCTAATCTCATTAGCAGGGAAAAATGGGAAATGGCCGAACCTTCCATGGATGCATACAGATTCTTGGCTCAAGGACTCCAAAGTCCTGGCTCCAGGAAACATAGCATATGAATCTGAATGTCAGCCGGATGATTTGTGTTTTCTGCAGTTCACTTCAGGGTCAACTGGTGATGCTAAAGGTGTAATGATAACTCATGGTGGTCTTATTCACAATGTGAAGTTGATGAAGAGGATATATAAGAGCACCTCAAAGACAGTACTAGTCAGCTGGCTTCCGCAATACCATGACATGGGGCTAATTGGTGGACTTTTTACTGCTCTAGTTAGTGGTGGATCAGCAATTTTGTTTTCTCCAATGACTTTTATCAAGAACCCTCTTCTATGGCTTCAGATCATGAGCAAATACCACGCTACTCATAGTGCCGGTCCCAACTTCGCCTTTGAACTGCTAATCCGAAGATTGGAGTATGCTGACAAGGATAAGGTTCGAAACTTTGACCtctcttctttgattttcctCATGGTTGCTGCTGAACCAGTGAGGCAGAGAACTTTGAAAAGATTTGTTGAGCTCACTAGGCCTTTTGGTCTTTCGCAAGAAGTAATGGCTCCTGGTTATGGATTGGCCGAGAATTGTGTGTTCGTCAGCTGTGCATATGGAGAAGGTAAGCCCATATTGGTAGACTGGCAAGGAAGAGTCTGTTGCGGGTATGTGGAACCAAATAGTGAAGATATTGACATCCGAGTAGTCGATCCAGAGTCCAATGAGGAGCTGAAAGAATCTGGAAAGGAAGGAGAGATATGGATTAGTAGTCCGAGTGCTGGAATTGGGTACTGGGGAAGGGAGGAACTTAGCCAAAGTACTTTCAGAAATGTGCTTCAAAATCATCCAGGAAGAAAATATACAAGAACCGGAGACTTGGGACGGATTATTGATGGAAAGGTGTTCATCACGGGAAGAATCAAGGATCTGATTATAGTAGCCGGAAGGAATATTTACTCTACAGATGTAGAAAAAACAGTTGAGAGTGCATCCGAACTTCTACGCCCAGGTTGCTGTGCTGTCATTGGTGTTCCTGAGGAAGTCTTGTCATCAAAAGGGATTTCACTTCCTGATTGTTCTGACCAGGTTGGCTTGGTTGTAATTGCCGAGGTTAGAGATGCTAAGCATGTTGATAAGGATGTGGTGGAGAACATAAAGACTCGTGTCGCAGAAGAACATGGCGTGACTGTGGCTTCTATCAAGCTGATCAAGCCCAGGACTATCAGCaaaacaacatcaggtaaaatcaAGAGGTTCGAATGCCTCAAACATTTTACTGATGGAACTCTAAACACAGTGCCAGACCCATTTTTCGCAAAACGAAAATTGCTTCGTTCATTCACCACCGGGACATCTAAAGAGGGATTAACTCCTCGATCTCGGTTTGCAACATCTCCTTTACCAACCGCCAAATTCAGCAAAAAAGAAATAGTAGAATTTCTGAAGGGGCTTGTTTCTGAGCAAACAGGAATTCCTATCAAGAATATCTCTGCCACCGAGAGTCTTGTATCGTATGGAATTGACTCGATAGGTGTGGTCAGAGCGGCTCAAAAACTTTCAGATTTCCTCGGTGTGCCAGTTGGTGCAGTCGATATCTTCACTGCCACCTGCATTGCAGACTTGGCAAGCTTCGCAGAGAATCTTGCGATGAAGTCTCAACCTCAGCTCATGAACTCTCAATCCTATCAACCAGAACCTGATATTGATTCTGCTGAGTTTGACACAGAAGTTTCCACGACTCGCCTAATCAGTGTCTGGTTTTTCCAACTTCTTGCCCTTGTTTATGTCTGTGCCATGCTGAGCTTTCCTGCTTATTTTTCAGTTTCGGCTTTCACAAGTTTGCTTTCAGCAAGTCATATGCTAAATGAGGAATTTCCCTGGTGGAATTACTTGATTCCCTTGGCATTGGCTCCTCTTGCTTGGATCCTTGGCATCATTTCTACTTGTATTAGCATTGCTTTCTTGGGGAATTCTTTCTTGAAACCTAACTATGCCCTGACCCCTGAAGTATCTATCTGGTCTATTCACTTTGTCAAGTGGTGGGCACTGTACAAGGCCCAAGAAATCTCTTCAAAAGTTTTTGCAGAGCATTTGAGAGGAACTGTGTTCCTTAATTATTGGTTTGAGATGCTCGGCGCTAAGATCGGATCTTCAGTTTTGCTTGATACAGTTGACATTACAGATCCATCTCTAGTTTCAATTGGAGATGGAGCTGTAATTGCGGAAGGGGCGTTGCTTCAAAGCCATGAGGTAAAGAATGGAATCTTGAGCTTCCAAGCCATTAGAATCGGCCGAAATTCTTCAGTTGGTCCTTACGCTGTAATCCAGAAAGGAAGTACATTGGGAGAAGAAGCAGATGTGCAGCCCTTGCAGAAGACAGAAGGTGGAAAAGCTGTACTCAAATCTAGCAAGGCTCACAATGTTCagaag GGTGCAATGCTGTCTGATAAGGCCACCTACCACTTCATGGGCATCTACATGGTTGGTCTCCTCAGCACTCTCTCAGCAGCCATTATCTACTTCCTTTACATTTGGCTATCTCAAAAGCCTGCCTCCATTCAACACTTCTCATTTCTCTGCATCTCTGGAGCCTTTCACTGGACTCCATTCACCATCATTGCTTATGCTACAATGATTGCTAATGTCCCATCAAACCCAGCCACCTTTGCAATCTCAGTTGCTATTGTTTACTTGGCTCATGGCCTGATACTCAGCCTCCTCACATGCACTCTGACCCATTTTCTTGctgaaaaacaagagaaaagggAATCCCACATGAAAGCCTGGCTCCGGCATAGAATTACCATTGCCTGCCACCTTAGATTTGCCAAACTCCTGTCAGGAACAGAAGCATTCTGCATTTATTTGCGCCTTTTGGGTGCAAGTGTAGGTCAGCATTGTTCCATCAGGGCTGTCAATCCTGTATCAGACCCAGAGCTCATTACAATTGGTGATGGTGTGCACCTTGGTGACTTCAGTCGGATGATTGCTGGCTTCTATTCATCCAGTGGGTTTACTCAAGGAAAAATTGAAGTGCAGGACAATTCGGTTGTCGGGAGTCAAAGCCTCATCCTCCCTGGTTCGGTTGTTCAAAAGGATGTTATTCTTGGAGCTCTTTCAGTGGCTCCTGCAAATTCAGTTCTTCGACAAGGCGGCGTCTATATTGGATCTcaaactccagttatgatcaagaACACCATGCATGCCTTGGATGACAGGATAGAAGAGATGGACTACAAATACAAGAAGATAGTTGGCAATTTAGCTGCAACTTTGGCTGCCAATACTCTGAAGGTTAAAGCAAGGTATTTCCATCGAATTGGTGTTAGTGGGAAGGGATACCTGAAGATTTATGACAACCTGAAAGGATTTCCAGACCACAAGATATTCCAGGCTGGGAAGAGCTATCCTATTGTAGTCAGGCATAGCAACGGCATGAGTGCTGATGATGATGCAAGAATCGATCTACGTGGAGCAGCGATAAGAATACTTTCAGATGACAATGGAAGCAACTCTTCTTCGCTTCTTGATCTAACATTGAAGACAGGTAAGGCATTATCTGCACGTACTATTGGTGATTTTGCAACATGGTTAGTTTGTGGACTTCCTGCAAGGGAGCAGCATGTGAAGCGAGCCCCACATATCCGTGATGCAGTTTGGATGTCTCTTCGCAATGCGAATTCTTTTGCTGAGCTACACTACTACTCAAATATCTGCAGGCTCTTCAGGTTTTCGGACGGACAGGAAATGTATGTGAAATTCAAATTGCGGCCTGGTGACGAAAACATAAGTGAGGATTCAGGTAAAGTTGAGCCTATGGGCATTCTCCCACCAGAAACAGGTGCAATTCCACGGGATGAAAAGGATACTCGTCCCTTACTTTTCCTAGCCGAAGATTTCCAAAGCCGTGTAAGTTCTCCAGGAGGCGTTCGCTACATTTTCCAGCTGCAAATCCGACCTGTTCCACATGATGATGCCACTTGTGACGTTGCACTTGACTGCACCAAACCATGGGATGAGTCTGAATTCCCTTACATTGATATAGGGGAAGTTCACATTGATCAAAATCTCACCGGTGCAGAATCAGAAGCACTAcagtttaatccttatattCGATGCCATGAGGTGGATGTGATCCGGGCCACTTCATCCTCGCAAAGTGCTTCAATTGATCATGGTCGTTCATTGATCTATGAAATTTGTCAGCATTTGAGGAATGGAGAACCACTTCCAGAAGCTTGGAGGATCTTCATAGAACAAAGTGATGTTAAAGTGGACCTTTCAGGCTGTCCAATGGCAGCAGCATTGGAGAAAAAGGACTCGGGAAAAGTTACACTAGCAAGGACATGGTATCAGACCTTATGGGTCATTTTTGCTCAACCATTGCTGCAAACATTTCTTCCATATTTCCTGATGGGGTTGCTCATCTTTGCTCCACTGAACTGGATTCTTCACTTGAAGGAAAGCAAGAAAGTCGCAATGCATTGGTTGCTTCCTTTGGTTTGGGTTTCTTCAGGAGTTCTAGCAGCATTAGCATGTGTTGTGGCCAAGTGGATTCTTGtggggaaaaagaaagaaggccAAACAGTACACATTTGGAGCATAGGAGTCTTCATGGACACTGTGTGGCAAGCTTTCAGAACTGTAGTAGGGGACTACTTCATGGAAATGACTAGAGGGTCTATCTTATTTTTGCTATGGCTAAAGCTCATGGGTTCAGacattgatttggaccaaggaGCCTACGTAGATAGCATGGGAGCAGCATTGAATCCAGAAATGGTGGAGATTGAGAGAGGTGGTTGTGTAGGAAGAGAAGCTTTACTGTTTGGACATATATATGAAGGTGAAGGAGGGAAAGTTAAGTTTGGCAGGATAAGAGTTGGAGAAGGTGGATTTGTAGGGAGTAGAGCAATTGCCATGCCTGGTGTTAGAATAGAAATAGGAGGCAATCTTAGTGCTCTTTCTCTTGCCATGAAAGAAGAAATTGTTAGGTCTATGTGA